One Bombus fervidus isolate BK054 chromosome 5, iyBomFerv1, whole genome shotgun sequence DNA window includes the following coding sequences:
- the LOC139987643 gene encoding E3 ubiquitin-protein ligase MARCHF8, with amino-acid sequence MPVHQINVNPPDRQPPLSLGPSNNNSPAGGEGLPEWTPRESTYATVVTIIPDHCHSSVSTLSSNNHDICRICHCEGEEGAPLLAPCYCSGSLRYVHQACLQQWIKASDTRACELCKFTFIMHAKTKPFCEWEKLEMSALEVRKLWCAVAFHAIAALCVAWSLYVLVERSVEEARRGYVDWSFWTKLIVVVIGSTGGLVFMYIQCKVYITLCRKWRAFNRVIFIQNAPEKVVLPPSPTDSLREVTLPLKDPTASMPELNHTLLPRNIDPPCASQMVKPDPAAPPQRHDAQLKLYVFDKLSSSEDNL; translated from the exons ATGCCGGTTCATCAGATCAATGTTAATCCGCCTGACCGGCAACCACCTCTGTCGCTTGGTCCTTCCAATAACAATAGTCCTGCTGGTGGTGAAGGCTTACCAGAATGGACACCAAGG gaATCAACATATGCAACAGTAGTTACAATCATACCAGATCATTGTCATTCATCTGTAAGCACATTGTCTTCAAACAATCATGATATTTGCag AATATGTCATTGTGAAGGTGAAGAAGGTGCTCCTCTTTTAGCACCTTGTTATTGCAGTGGCAGTTTACGTTATGTACATCAAGCTTGCCTTCAACAATGGATAAAAGCTTCTGACACACGTGCTTGtgaattatgtaaattcacATTTATTATGCATGCTAAAACAAAACCATTTTGTGAG TGGGAAAAACTTGAAATGTCTGCCCTAGAAGTTCGTAAATTATGGTGCGCGGTTGCTTTTCATGCAATAGCTGCACTTTGTGTGGCTTGGTCTTTATACGTACTCGTCGAACGTTCCGTTGAAGAAGCTCGACGTGGATATGTAGACTGGTCTTTCTGGACTAAATTAATAGTTGTTGTAATTGGTTCTACAGGAGGTTTAGTTTTTATGTACATTCAGTGCAAAGTATACATTACATTATGCAGAAAATGGCGAGCATTTAAcag agtaatatttattcaaaatgcTCCTGAGAAAGTGGTGCTTCCTCCCTCACCTACAGACTCTTTGAGAGAAGTAACATTGCCTCTAAAAGATCCAACTGCCTCTATGCCTGAGCTCAATCATACCTTATTACCCCGTAACATAGATCCTCCATGTGCCTCGCAGATGGTGAAACCGGATCCTGCCGCGCCTCCACAAAGGCACGACGCTCAATTGAAACTGTATGTATTTGATAAATTGTCCTCGTCCGAAGACAACTTGTAA
- the Hel25e gene encoding ATP-dependent RNA helicase 25E, with product MADNDDLLDYEDEEQTEQLVDGSRDTPAKKEVKGTYVSIHSSGFRDFLLKPEILRAIIDCGFEHPSEVQHECIPQAVLGMDILCQAKSGMGKTAVFVLATLQQLELTENQVYVLVMCHTRELAFQISKEYERFSKYMPHVKVGVFFGGLPIQKDEEVLKNVCPHIVVGTPGRILALVRNKKLNLKHLKHFILDECDKMLELLDMRRDVQEIFRSTPHGKQVMMFSATLSKEIRPVCKKFMQDPMEVYVDDEAKLTLHGLQQHYVKLKENEKNKKLFELLDVLEFNQVVIFVKSVQRCMALAQLLTEQNFPAIGIHRGMTQEERLSRYQQFKDFQKRILVATNLFGRGMDIERVNIVFNYDMPEDSDTYLHRVARAGRFGTKGLAITLVSDESDAKILNDVQERFDVNITELPDEIDLASYIEGR from the exons atggcgGATAATGATGACCTCTTGGATTACGAAGATGAAGAACAGACTGAACAATTAGTTGATGGAAGTAGGGATACACCTGCTAAAAAAGAAGTGAAGGGCACATATGTATCTATTCACAGTAGTGGATTTAGGGATTTTCTTCTTAAACCAGAAATATTACGTGCAATTATTGATTGTGGTTTTGAACATCCATCTGAAG TGCAACATGAATGCATTCCCCAAGCAGTGCTTGGTATGGATATATTATGTCAAGCAAAATCTGGCATGGGAAAAACAGCTGTATTTGTGCTAGCTACATTACAACAATTAGAATTAACAGAGAACCAGGTCTATGTCCTTGTCATGTGTCATACGCGAGAACTTGCTTTCCAAATTAGCAAAGAATATGAACGATTTAGTAAATATATGCCTCATGTGAAG GTCGGTGTATTTTTTGGTGGTTTACCAATTCAAAAAGATGAAGAAGTCCTAAAGAACGTATGTCCTCACATTGTTGTTGGTACACCAGGTCGTATCCTTGCTCttgttcgaaataaaaaattaaatctgaAACACTTGAAGCACTTTATACTCGATGAATGTGATAAAATGCTCGAGCTATTag ATATGCGCAGGGACGTACAGGAAATATTTAGAAGCACTCCACACGGTAAACAAGTCATGATGTTCAGCGCCACATTGTCCAAGGAGATACGTCCTGTCTGCAAAAAGTTCATGCaagat CCCATGGAAGTCTATGTGGATGATGAAGCGAAACTCACGTTGCACGGTCTACAACAACATTATGTGAAACTTAAAGAGAATGAAAAGAACAAGAAGCTATTTGAATTACTTGATGTACTTGAATTTAATCAG GTCGTTATCTTTGtaaaatctgtacaaaggtgtatGGCTTTGGCACAACTTCTaacagaacaaaattttcCTGCGATTGGTATACATAGGGGTATGACTCAGGAAGAACGGCTATCAAGGTACCAACAATTTAAAGATTTCCAAAAG CGAATTTTGGTAGCTACAAATTTATTTGGACGTGGTATGGATATTGAGCGTGTAAACATAGTGTTTAATTACGATATGCCAGAAGATTCGGACACATACCTACATCGAGTAGCCAGAGCCGGTCGTTTCGGTACCAAG GGTCTTGCTATTACATTAGTCAGTGATGAAAGTGACGCTA